From Triticum urartu cultivar G1812 chromosome 2, Tu2.1, whole genome shotgun sequence, a single genomic window includes:
- the LOC125536159 gene encoding probable inactive receptor kinase At5g10020, which yields MAALHVFLLLLVLGGGGARGDDVSALLEFKKGISDRRRDPVLGSWSRPDAPEAGAGGGACPARWRGVVCDGGAVVAVALDGLGLAGELKVGTLAGMRGLQNLSLAGNAFSGRLPPAIGYLSSLRHLDLSGNRFYGPIPGRLADLSGLVHLNLSYNNFTSGFPTDGIRELQNLRRIDLRRNSFWGNVSDLLAELRNAEHIDLSDNQFTGAVDLELASLTSIGNTARYMNLSHNRLAGGFFRSETVGAFKNLEVLDLSNTGIAGMVPRLDSWFSLSVFRVAGNGLFGMMPETLLHNSMRLLEVDLSRNGFSGSMPVVNSTTLKMLNLSSNVLSGSLPATVGKCVSVDLSGNLLSGELAILRSWDGIVEVIDLSSNKLEGSYPNDAPQFQNLVTLKLRNNSLKGSVPSVLGTYQKLSFLDLSLNALGGPVLPVFILSPTLTVLNLSGNNFSGTIPFQSPHSTESIMLSSQPSLKIVDLSSNSLSGQLPPEISNLQRLESLTLAMNELSGEIPDEINKLQGLEYLDLSHNHLSGRIPDMPQADLKMFNVSYNDLRGTIPKSLEKFPITCFRPGNDFLIFPDGLPAPNNGDGGLAQSRASQSHGHKAGVKVAVIVGCIGGVLLVIFIVLAIYVVRSQELCGRNGFRGQITLRDLKLGKLSRPNLFKNQKDNVIPTKTSFSNDHLLTAAARSMSAQKELLAEAAVEYGYADPKEVVESTSSGVTETSAAASVRESSPRSALPSSPHFLDSRFHEEPVTFEVYSPDRLVGELIFLDNTLVFTAEDLSRAPAEVLGRSSHGTTYKAALQSGHVLTVKWLRVGLVKHKKEFTKEIKRIGTIKHPNIISWRAFYWGPKEQERLIISDYVNGDSLALYLYESTPRRYSRLSVCQRLKIAIDLARCLQFLHHEKGLPHGNLKPTNIFLTGPDLSPKLVDYCLHRFTTPSGIAEQILNLGALGYRAPELANTAKPMPSFKGDVYAFGVVVLEMLTRKSAGDIISGQSGAVDLTDWVQMCNREGRGTDCFDRDIAGLEESPRVMDELLAISLRCILPVNERPNMKTVCDDLCTITA from the exons ATGGCCGCGCTCCACGTTTTCCTGCTTCTGCTGgtgcttggcggcggcggcgccagGGGCGACGACGTGTCCGCGCTGCTCGAGTTCAAGAAGGGCATCTCGGACCGGCGGCGCGACCCGGTGCTGGGATCCTGGTCGCGGCCGGACGCGCCCGAGGCCGGCGCCGGCGGGGGCGCGTGCCCGGCCCGCTGGCGCGGCGTGGTGTGCGACGGCGGCGCCGTCGTCGCCGTCGCGCTCGACGGCCTCGGCCTCGCCGGGGAGCTCAAGGTGGGCACGCTCGCCGGCATGCGCGGCCTGCAGAACCTCTCCCTCGCCGGCAACGCCTTCTCCGGCCGCCTGCCCCCCGCCATCGGCTACCTCTCCTCGCTGCGCCACCTCGACCTCTCCGGCAACCGCTTCTACGGGCCCATCCCGGGCCGCCTCGCCGACCTCTCCGGCCTCGTCCACCTCAACCTCTCCTACAACAACTTCACCTCCGGCTTCCCCACCGATGGGATCCGGGAGCTGCAGAACCTGCGCCGCATCGACCTCCGCCGCAACTCCTTCTGGGGCAATGTCAGCGATCTGCTCGCCGAGCTCCGCAACGCCGAGCACATTGATCTCAGCGACAACCAGTTCACCGGGGCCGTCGATTTGGAGCTCGCCAGCCTGACCAGCATCGGGAACACGGCCAGGTACATGAACCTCAGCCACAACAGGCTGGCCGGCGGCTTCTTCAGGAGCGAGACGGTGGGGGCGTTCAAGAACCTGGAGGTCCTTGATTTGAGCAACACCGGGATTGCTGGGATGGTTCCGAGGCTCGATTCGTGGTTCTCGCTCTCCGTCTTCAGGGTGGCTGGTAATGGCCTCTTTGGGATGATGCCTGAGACGCTCCTGCATAATTCGATGCGGCTTCTCGAGGTCGATCTCAGCCGGAATGGCTTCTCAG GATCAATGCCAGTTGTGAACTCTACGACTTTGAAAATGTTGAATCTCTCTTCAAATGTGCTATCAGGTTCATTACCAGCCACTGTTGGCAAGTGTGTCTCAGTTGATCTGAGTGGGAACCTGCTTTCTGGGGAATTAGCTATTTTGCGTTCTTGGGATGGCATAGTGGAGGTGATTGACTTGAGTTCAAACAAGCTGGAGGGGAGCTACCCGAATGATGCCCCTCAGTTTCAGAACTTAGTTACCCTGAAGTTGCGGAACAATTCGTTGAAGGGATCTGTCCCTTCAGTGTTGGGAACCTATCAAAAGCTATCTTTCCTTGATCTCAGTTTGAATGCACTTGGTGGCCCTGTTTTGCCTGTTTTTATTCTGTCGCCTACTCTTACAGTGTTGAACCTTTCTGGAAACAACTTCTCTGGGACTATTCCATTTCAGAGCCCTCATTCAACAGAGTCCATAATGCTATCTTCTCAACCTTCTCTCAAGATTGTTGATTTGTCCAGCAATTCTTTATCTGGTCAGTTGCCACCAGAAATTTCTAACCTGCAAAGACTTGAGTCCCTTACTCTTGCGATGAACGAGTTGTCTGGCGAGATACCAGATGAGATAAACAAGCTTCAAGGATTGGAGTATCTTGATCTATCTCACAATCACTTAAGTGGCAGAATTCCTGATATGCCTCAGGCTGATTTGAAGATGTTCAATGTATCTTACAATGATCTACGAGGAACTATTCCTAAAAGTCTTGAGAAGTTTCCCATAACTTGCTTTAGACCCGGAAATGACTTTCTAATTTTCCCAGATGGTCTGCCTGCTCCAAACAATGGCGATGGTGGACTTGCACAGAGTCGAGCGTCTCAATCTCATGGACATAAGGCTGGTGTTAAAGTTGCAGTCATCGTTGGCTGCATTGGAGGTGTCTTGCTCGTGATCTTCATAGTATTGGCAATCTATGTGGTAAGGTCTCAAGAGCTTTGTGGAAGAAACGGATTTAGAGGCCAGATTACGCTCAGAGATCTAAAGCTCGGGAAATTAAGCCGTCCAAATTTGTTCAAGAATCAAAAAGATAATGTCATTCCAACGAAGACAAGTTTCTCAAATGACCATCTCTTAACAGCTGCAGCTCGATCAATGTCTGCTCAGAAAGAGCTATTGGCTGAGGCTGCTGTTGAATATGGATATGCTGATCCAAAGGAAGTCGTCGAATCTACAAGCTCTGGTGTGACTGAGACCTCAGCTGCAGCATCTGTTCGGGAGTCTTCTCCTCGGTCTGCGTTGCCATCATCACCACATTTTCTTGATTCTAGATTCCATGAGGAACCTGTGACTTTTGAAGTGTATTCACCAGACCGGTTGGTTGGAGAGTTGATTTTCCTAGACAACACCTTAGTTTTCACAGCTGAAGACCTGTCCCGTGCTCCAGCAGAGGTTCTTGGAAGGAGCAGTCATGGTACAACGTACAAGGCAGCACTACAAAGCGGGCATGTCCTGACAGTGAAATGGTTGCGTGTTGGTCTTGTAAAGCATAAAAAGGAGTTCACTAAGGAGATAAAAAGGATTGGCACCATCAAGCATCCGAATATAATTTCATGGAGAGCGTTCTATTGGGGGCCAAAGGAGCAAGAAAGATTAATTATTTCTGACTATGTCAATGGCGATAGCTTGGCACTATACCTTTATG AGTCGACTCCTAGAAGATACTCGCGCCTGTCAGTCTGTCAACGGCTCAAGATTGCAATTGATCTGGCCCGTTGCCTCCAGTTCCTACACCATGAGAAGGGCCTGCCTCATGGCAACCTGAAGCCCACTAATATATTCCTGACCGGTCCTGACCTCTCTCCGAAGCTGGTTGATTACTGCCTCCATCGGTTCACGACTCCAAGCGGTATTGCCGAGCAAATACTGAACTTAGGAGCATTGGGGTACCGAGCCCCAGAGCTGGCAAACACGGCCAAGCCCATGCCGTCGTTCAAGGGCGATGTGTATGCGTTTGGCGTGGTCGTCCTGGAGATGTTGACGCGGAAAAGCGCGGGGGACATCATCTCGGGGcaatccggtgcggtggacctgACGGACTGGGTTCAGATGTGCAACAGGGAAGGGCGGGGGACTGACTGCTTCGACCGGGACATCGCCGGGTTGGAAGAGTCGCCGAGGGTGATGGACGAGCTGCTCGCCATCTCCCTCCGGTGCATTCTTCCTGTAAATGAGAGGCCTAACATGAAGACTGTCTGCGACGATTTGTGCACCATAACAGCGTGA